The Thermoplasmata archaeon genome window below encodes:
- a CDS encoding zinc ribbon domain-containing protein has protein sequence MSRVRPPPRYARSGAANARSLAVVALGVLLLAGSALIAPASRAPSSVIPGSGDSGSTLLIAGAAPACGTSPFAPNDLIVRPGAEPCVFQSSGPGTTYTQSGNVTVLPGGVLIIRNITFSIQQFVSDTGTPMQRLSHIYSFRDEGSVQFWNATLTTAATGSDPYLKLHLNITGQMTVWNSSFEFPGWIDVYGPSASLTLNESTIEANPAANSTAYQSLGPTIVADTSYAPSLSAQNGAQLMLLNSTCKDVYADDTQTSANGMPGPLPLTSTLAFQISPGSGRRVTSFSTPTASINLLQDWLYPTGIYSGYVEITYTSITQVSTVITVDYNGTPWPLNSISFGPGSEGATAVIPLSSALVGSINQLGMLQYLNLTGAFAGTSPGISIDFGATAFGTANISEVDLVLLPRLVYDFSVTGDGSRLTAGDTTLGINWNRAPSSPVSLSSPYPWDSNKLLLEHGATALLASLVIPTPNPGASATSAILPDSSSNAYLFRWAAFPVAGRGGIPVPDARALAYYAIGGGATNATVNALNDLGSSNRILWGYVQSWDSAHGISTYGVTSTTDPGPGVAFLLLVSVNVTAATLPSGVFLGSYNAKIVPPLTGVATASFSFSLTPYPQGLTNASPDRAPTTSFPEYAAGLSIGSLSYTVDGVPSTATAHIGQTLGVQVPIRNTGTAPVVNLSATMAYQSPSGGSIVVSTLPLTNESIPSNGTFTIDLAWNLSESVIGANGAFSATLAFALVWNGGSSIGDGGSAGTTAPIGILPSYVRILTFQAYPSTLRVDSNYTSVGTISFNGSGRALIELIATPAGGAGFVLAETNASAGTFNLTLSSSRLVAGVVYTLSIEATYNTASAPVYGAAGTVSLGSEASSASSFTLWLGIAIGVAIIVAVLLLVLLLRRGRTSETRECGECGTLVAAGEQTCPRCGTWFETKPVPCPSCGAAIPADVGICPECATEAPDRPTVVQASEGERQAYEEFVSHYRAAAAGELGEDYPEAEFWAWWKLQPSYYSFRAWRKREERDSHPVDPPVEPEPSDEELF, from the coding sequence GTGAGCCGTGTCCGACCTCCGCCCCGGTACGCCCGGTCGGGAGCTGCGAATGCCAGAAGTCTCGCCGTCGTAGCGCTCGGTGTTCTTCTCCTGGCCGGTTCCGCTCTGATCGCACCGGCCTCCCGCGCTCCGTCGAGCGTCATCCCGGGCTCGGGCGATTCCGGCTCGACCCTACTGATCGCGGGCGCCGCGCCTGCGTGCGGCACGTCTCCCTTTGCGCCGAACGACCTGATCGTGCGCCCGGGAGCCGAACCGTGCGTGTTCCAATCGTCGGGGCCGGGCACCACCTACACCCAATCTGGAAACGTCACCGTTCTCCCGGGTGGAGTTCTGATCATTCGGAACATCACGTTCTCGATCCAACAGTTCGTTTCGGACACGGGAACTCCGATGCAACGGCTCAGTCACATCTACTCGTTCCGCGACGAGGGAAGCGTGCAGTTTTGGAACGCGACCCTAACGACGGCGGCAACCGGCTCCGATCCGTACCTCAAACTTCATCTGAATATCACGGGCCAGATGACTGTCTGGAACTCGAGCTTCGAGTTTCCGGGCTGGATCGACGTATATGGCCCCAGCGCAAGCCTGACATTGAACGAGTCAACGATCGAGGCCAATCCCGCGGCGAACAGCACAGCGTACCAATCCCTCGGGCCGACTATCGTGGCGGATACATCGTACGCTCCATCGCTCTCAGCTCAGAATGGTGCTCAACTCATGCTATTGAACAGCACCTGCAAGGATGTTTACGCCGACGACACCCAGACCAGCGCCAACGGAATGCCAGGACCTCTTCCGCTCACCTCTACTCTGGCTTTCCAGATCAGTCCGGGATCAGGTAGGAGGGTGACCTCCTTCAGCACACCGACGGCGTCGATCAATCTCCTGCAAGACTGGTTGTATCCAACCGGAATCTACTCGGGATACGTCGAGATCACCTACACGTCGATAACTCAAGTATCGACGGTGATAACGGTTGACTACAACGGGACACCGTGGCCCCTCAATTCCATCAGCTTCGGCCCTGGATCAGAAGGAGCGACGGCGGTGATCCCACTCTCTTCAGCTCTCGTAGGTAGCATCAACCAGCTAGGTATGCTCCAGTACCTGAATCTGACTGGCGCCTTCGCGGGAACTTCCCCCGGGATCTCGATTGACTTCGGGGCTACTGCGTTCGGAACCGCCAATATCTCCGAGGTCGACCTGGTCCTCCTTCCTCGCCTGGTGTACGATTTCTCAGTCACCGGGGATGGTTCTAGACTTACCGCGGGGGATACCACTCTCGGAATCAATTGGAACCGTGCTCCGAGCTCGCCGGTCTCGCTCTCCTCTCCATACCCCTGGGATTCGAACAAGCTTCTCCTTGAGCATGGGGCAACTGCTCTCTTGGCCAGCCTAGTTATACCCACGCCGAACCCAGGCGCGTCTGCCACTTCTGCAATATTGCCGGATTCGTCTAGCAATGCATACTTGTTCCGGTGGGCAGCCTTTCCCGTCGCAGGTCGAGGAGGCATCCCGGTTCCCGACGCCCGCGCCCTCGCGTACTATGCAATAGGTGGCGGGGCTACCAACGCGACGGTCAACGCCCTCAATGACCTCGGCAGCAGCAACCGTATCCTGTGGGGGTACGTGCAATCGTGGGACTCTGCACACGGAATCTCGACGTATGGGGTGACATCCACGACCGACCCCGGTCCGGGCGTGGCTTTCCTGCTCCTCGTTTCGGTCAACGTCACTGCGGCTACGCTGCCATCCGGGGTGTTCCTCGGTTCATACAACGCAAAGATCGTCCCGCCGCTCACTGGGGTGGCGACCGCCTCGTTCTCGTTCTCCCTTACTCCGTATCCGCAGGGCCTCACCAACGCCTCGCCCGACCGTGCTCCGACGACCAGTTTCCCGGAATACGCGGCGGGACTCTCAATCGGAAGCTTGTCCTACACCGTCGACGGAGTCCCTTCGACGGCGACGGCCCACATCGGTCAGACGCTTGGCGTGCAGGTCCCCATTCGGAACACAGGCACGGCCCCGGTGGTAAACCTCTCGGCCACGATGGCCTACCAGTCGCCCTCGGGAGGAAGCATCGTGGTGTCGACCCTCCCCCTCACGAACGAGAGCATTCCGTCGAACGGGACGTTCACGATCGATCTCGCATGGAATCTCTCCGAGTCTGTGATCGGCGCCAACGGCGCGTTCTCGGCCACGCTCGCCTTCGCGCTCGTGTGGAACGGAGGATCATCGATCGGGGATGGAGGCTCGGCTGGAACCACGGCGCCGATCGGGATCCTGCCCTCCTACGTCCGGATCCTTACGTTCCAGGCGTATCCATCGACGCTCCGGGTCGACTCGAACTACACCAGCGTCGGCACCATTTCGTTCAACGGCTCCGGAAGAGCACTCATCGAACTGATCGCGACCCCCGCCGGCGGGGCTGGGTTCGTCCTAGCGGAGACGAACGCCTCGGCGGGAACGTTCAACCTCACACTTTCCTCGTCGCGATTGGTTGCGGGAGTCGTCTACACCCTTTCGATCGAGGCCACGTACAACACGGCTTCCGCTCCGGTGTACGGAGCGGCGGGCACCGTCTCCTTGGGCTCGGAGGCGTCGTCCGCATCTTCGTTCACCCTCTGGCTCGGGATCGCCATCGGAGTCGCGATCATCGTCGCGGTGCTGTTGCTGGTCCTGCTCCTGCGCCGGGGCCGGACGTCGGAAACGCGGGAGTGCGGAGAGTGCGGAACGCTGGTCGCGGCGGGAGAACAGACCTGCCCGCGGTGCGGCACTTGGTTCGAGACCAAGCCGGTCCCCTGCCCCAGCTGCGGAGCGGCGATCCCAGCCGACGTCGGGATCTGCCCCGAGTGCGCGACCGAGGCTCCGGACCGTCCCACCGTGGTCCAGGCGAGCGAAGGAGAGCGGCAAGCCTACGAGGAGTTCGTCAGTCACTACCGCGCCGCCGCGGCGGGGGAGCTCGGGGAGGATTACCCCGAGGCGGAGTTCTGGGCATGGTGGAAGCTGCAGCCGTCGTACTACAGCTTCCGCGCGTGGAGGAAGCGGGAGGAACGGGACTCCCACCCCGTCGATCCACCGGTCGAGCCCGAGCCCTCGGACGAGGAGCTTTTCTGA
- a CDS encoding adenosylhomocysteinase: MPGNLERGRQKIEWARTHMAVLEGIRRRFEVEKPFQGLTLSAVLHVEAKTAALALAFQAGGAEVHLAAGNPLSTDDDPVAALVDAGIDTHAVKGESIAEYNAGIAAMLEADPDIIVDDGADLVALVHTKRKDAGRVRGSTEETTTGITRLRALEKSGKLLFPAIDVNDAEMKHLFDNRYGTGQSTIDGILSATNLLIAGRVAVVAGYGWCGKGIAARLRGMGADVIVTEIDPVRALEARMDGFRVQRMLDAATHADMIVTVTGSTGIVGTEHFRVIKDGCILANSGHFDVEVSRTDLEGVAISHRPVRPHVEEYAFADGRKVYLLGEGRLVNLAAGQGHPVEIMDLSFALQALSAEHIAKHGRSMSRKVHAVPTELDREVARAALAPFGIQIDERTDAQRDYAASWELGT, encoded by the coding sequence ATGCCGGGGAATCTGGAGCGGGGACGCCAGAAGATCGAATGGGCCCGGACGCACATGGCCGTCCTCGAAGGGATCCGCCGACGCTTCGAAGTCGAGAAGCCGTTCCAGGGGCTCACGCTCTCCGCCGTCCTCCACGTCGAGGCGAAGACCGCCGCACTCGCGCTCGCCTTCCAGGCCGGGGGCGCCGAGGTCCACCTCGCCGCCGGAAACCCCCTCTCCACCGATGACGACCCCGTGGCGGCGTTGGTCGATGCGGGGATCGATACCCACGCCGTGAAGGGTGAGTCGATCGCGGAGTACAACGCGGGGATCGCGGCGATGCTGGAAGCTGACCCCGATATCATCGTCGACGATGGGGCCGATCTGGTCGCGCTGGTTCACACGAAGCGGAAGGACGCCGGGCGCGTTCGGGGTTCGACCGAGGAGACCACGACCGGGATCACGCGCCTGCGCGCGCTCGAGAAGTCCGGCAAGCTCCTCTTCCCGGCGATCGACGTCAACGACGCCGAGATGAAGCATCTCTTCGACAATCGGTACGGAACGGGCCAATCCACGATCGATGGCATCCTCAGCGCGACGAACCTCCTCATCGCGGGGCGAGTCGCGGTCGTCGCCGGATACGGTTGGTGCGGCAAGGGGATCGCCGCGCGGCTCCGCGGCATGGGGGCCGACGTCATCGTGACCGAGATCGACCCGGTCCGGGCGCTCGAAGCGCGGATGGACGGCTTCCGCGTGCAGCGCATGTTGGATGCCGCGACGCACGCCGATATGATCGTGACCGTGACGGGCAGCACGGGCATCGTGGGGACCGAGCACTTCCGGGTGATCAAGGATGGATGCATCCTCGCCAACTCCGGCCACTTCGACGTCGAGGTCTCCCGGACCGATCTGGAGGGAGTCGCTATCTCCCACCGCCCCGTGCGCCCGCACGTGGAGGAGTACGCATTCGCGGACGGACGGAAGGTCTACCTCCTCGGGGAAGGACGCCTGGTCAACCTCGCGGCCGGCCAGGGCCACCCGGTCGAGATCATGGACCTTTCCTTCGCCCTGCAGGCGCTGAGCGCCGAGCACATCGCGAAGCACGGCCGCTCGATGAGCCGCAAGGTGCACGCGGTGCCCACCGAACTGGACCGAGAGGTGGCACGCGCCGCCCTCGCGCCGTTCGGCATCCAGATCGATGAGCGCACGGACGCGCAACGGGACTACGCCGCAAGTTGGGAACTAGGAACATGA